TTGCTCTGACCCTTAAATCAATGCACCGGCCTCCTGCTAAACACGTTGTACTCAAAGACCTTCTCGGAGAATGTGAATGTCTCAGTCTTGGCTTGTAACTTACAGCCTGTAGGATTTCTCAGATGATCTGCAGTCCCCGCTGCTGGACCTGGAGATCAAACTACACCTCAGCAAATTGCTCTGAGGCAAATTGCCAACTACTTGAATGCATTTATTTGGAGGAGCAGATCCTTTAATCTGCTCCTCCAAAGAAATGCATTCAAGTAGATGATCTGCAGGGACTGCAGATCATCTGAGGAGCAGATCCTTTAATTGTGATCAACATGCTGTTTTAGTTATTTGATACTTTAAAACTTAAATCTATTTTCAGTAGTGTAATATTGTGTATATTTGCTTggtaatattattatttgtgtttttatctcagATTACAATcggttttctatttattttctctcGTTTTTATCTTCTAAAGCTAATTTTCTCTGACGTTGATTCCTTGAtcatatgaaaatatttcatgatatgaaaatataaaacattttcatacaaaaaGGGAAGATTGTTGCTGaaattgttttatcattttatgttATAGAGGAGAAATGTGTATGGTAtaatctttaattattttttctttttctttattacagTATGAGAGAGCGTTCTGaaatagattaaatatttcTCATTCTGAAATACTTGGATGAACATCATATGTGACCTGAAAAGTAAATTTACGTTATGATTTTAAATAACTGCAATcccatttattaatttttttacatttctgttgcaTGCTTTGCAATatgaacaattaaaataataattaacaaaACATCCACTGTGAGACTCTAAATAATCCAGCTGAAAACAGAGATagtgtaaaatgaaaaaaaaaaacaacaacaactgtcATTTACAGATAATTTAAATCATACATAGCTGTTTAACTGgctaaaaaaagtgaaatgcaAACTATTATAGTTGATCTTGATCAGTCTGATGTAGTAATGACTGAGAATTAGATTAACCAAGAGCTGTTTCTCTCTAATCTTAAAAACAGCAGACAGTAATGTTTTGCatccacaaacaaaaaattacaatgaaGTTTTCTGCAATGTGTCACAGTCTCTCATTGTCGTCAAACTGCTGGATCAAAATTACAACTGattttgcttcatttgtttAATCGACTTATTGCACATTAAACAGGCAACATCATCACTTGATGCATATTTCATATGCTGATAAATATGTTGTATTATCTCATCTACGTGAGCCACAAGACACACTATTTAGATGTGTCACAATGCAATGCAGCTCAGTGTACTGCAGTAGTATTTCCATTGCACAGTTGTCAGGGAAAATGCACTGCAGGCCTGTGGATAGCAGGAGGTGTGGCTGTAACATTAGAGCGGGGGAGGGATTAAAAGCCGAGACCAGCACGTGGTCAAAGGGTGGAGAAATGGCTTTGTATGGGGTTGTCAACAGAAACGTCAGCTGAAGGGAAACCGGCTCGTGACACTGGAGAAGCTTCTGTGTGCAGAAGTGAACTAGATAGAAATCGTCCTAAGAATCGTCAGTGCTATCTAAGGTGGCAGAACCTGCAAAATACAGAATAGGATCTTAGGAAAGAATGTGAAATAAGTAGATTTGATTGTTGCaacaaatactaaaaaataatcacaggATATTCTATGACTCACCTTTGACCTCAATCTAACACAGCCAGGTTtaatatttctgagtttgagcTCTTTTTGGTGCACTACGATTCACATATAGACAGAAATTACCCTAAAGAGCCACCATATATCTatatagtttaaataaaaaggacTTCCTGCAGTGCTTTTGTGGTGCAAGCAGGAAAACTGGTTCTACTTGCTCCAGTTCTGTGGCTGCTTCCCTGCAGGATGGTGTCAGCCCCTCTCTATAACAGGACATGGAGAGCTTGACATCACAGGCCAGCACTCCTTATAAGCACCTGAGCATCCACGTCATGGCTCACCCCAATATGAAAAGCGTGTGATTGTTTTCCACATGAGACCCAGTGCAGATAAAGTAGGGTGGGACTATATAGCCGCAATGAAGACTCTTTTCTCACTTTAACCAAAAGCAAGGCAGACAGTGATTGTTGTCCGTCTTCCGGTATATTATGAAGGTAaggatttttaattttgaaattcaCTTTTAACCAGTCTGTACTGCTACTAGGTCTTCACTAATATCTTGCATGTAAAAGTTATGAAAGCTTTGGTTTGCATAATGCTGGAGTTTAACACTTTTATTTAATGTGGTTATTTTACTCTCTAACTACACCTGCTTATTTGTGCTTATTTGCTGAGAGTCTTACTTCATTATCAAGAATGACTAACAAATTGTTTGAACATTGAAGCGTGTGAGAGATATCGCTTTTATCCACCCAAATTATTGGAGAAAAATAGAGCACTAATTAATGTAttgttaaaaacagatttatcaTGCAAGTTTCCCCTTTCTACATGGTTTCAtgttacttttttacttttaaaagatCTAAATATGCTGGCTGACTATTTTCATAGCTCATTCATTGATTTCTATGACTTGCAAATAAGAATCATTTGGtgacatattttacttttactgagCCACTAGCATTTTTCAGAGAACATTATGCACCAACTCTTGAACGATATTATTGCTCACCGAAACTTTAGTCTTTCcctttgtttttaacttctggAGCTTTAGGTTTTCAGATTACCCATCACATTCATTTTCAGGTGCATAGAAGACATAATCTTGCAATATAACATCTATTGATAAGTAATGATACTTACAGTTTTCATTGGggtctttttcattatttaaagaaCAATTTACACATAATAATATAGATGTTGATTTGTTAATTCTACACAGCTGCAATGATAATGATTTTCTCTCATCAATATAGTGATGGTactgaaatctgtttttcttcaagCCTATTCTTCAGGCGACATCGTCTCCACAGGACGTCACCCATGCAGCATCACTGCTGGCATATCTGAACCATCAGAGAGATCAAGGCATATTTTGTGACTGTGTGCTCAGGCAGGGGCAGAACTCAGATCGGCTTTACCATGCACACAGGTGAGCATCGTATTACTATACACAAATACAgcaatatattttcaaaagggcaaaaaaaattcagagataTCTGTCAAAAGATTATGAAAGAGTAAACGCCCcttacagatgttttttgttttagatttttttttgttgcacttaaatgtttcagatcatcacaCCAATTGCAAAACCAGAGGAAGAAAACGAAGCAGTTTTCAAaggatagagagagagagagaatactATCCTGTCACCCAGGTCCTATTTGACAAAGTCACACCTCTCTAAGCATAATAATTGCTTATGCCACCATTGGCAGCAATAACAATTTATGGCATTACTTTTTATAAACATGAAGAATTTGTAACAGTGAGAATTGGGTCTTTTACTtcactgtggaggaattttgtcCCACTcgtcttttttgtttgtttttcagccaaatttaaagatttttgatAATGAACGGTCAGTTTCAGCTCATTCATTACGCCGCTGCGACTGAATcattctggactttgactttgACTAGAACATTTCAAAACCCtttattgtttgtctttgaGAAGTGGAGTTGATGTTATGCTTTATATGATTGTTGTGCTGCAAAACCACAAACGGACTTTTCTAGTAGAAAATCCTTGCAGAATTTATGGTTCCATCAATTAAGGAACCATGAGGGGTTTCGGTAGTCCAGAAGTAGCATATCAACTCCAGACAACCGGATTACCACCATCAAGTTGAACTGTCAGTGTGCTTCAGATTATAATCTGGCTTTATTTGTGAGATTCCATATAAATTGGTAGGCCACCTGTAGCAAGGTTTTCCATAGTTACATATTTGCTTCATTTGTGGATAATAGCTGTCATTGTGATAAGATCCAACACCGTAAAAAACCTTTACAGACATCTAGGTCTCTAGgactgtgtttctttttctttttaaaatttctttagaTGGAGTAGAGGATAATATGTTggttttgagatgtttttgcAGAGATTCTATTTAATTGAttgcttcatttattttcagaattcaaattgaaaaatacttttttaatcccagaaatcacattttgttgtgatttctgcttttttcatttttgctttagaTGATGATAGCTTTGGGAAGAAAGGATCCTGTAGCGGTCTGTATTACagtctctgactgaagacactctttGCTTTTATAGCAGTCTCATGAAAAGGATgctcagggttgtccataattttcttaatttaatgaAGACTCTTGTGcacaataatcataataatgatTATTGTgcaccagccttctttatcggCCTTTATAAATCCATTGCTCTGTTGTTGCTACCCAAACAGATGATGGCAGAGATATTCTCCACAACAGATTTACACAATATATGCAGCATCTCGTTACTGAACAGATAGACTGTTACTTCTACTTGCTTGGCTATAATTAGGCATCTTCTTGGCTTGTAAATTAAATTCAGCTTTCCTAAAACATGACTTATCACAACtgattcatgatttaacaattTGCACTTCTATTTCTTCTGTGCCCTTAGTGAATGTAATCATGGTTGAAAAAtggctttttgtatttaatcagGGTCTCATATTAAGagttgtttgatgatctgaaaattattttaaatatattcaaacaCTTGGTGATAAAAATGCAAAGCTAGATGGGGGCAAATACATCTTTACAGCACTAAGTTAACTTTGACTCTTTGCTCTGCAAGGTGTATCCTGGCAGCCTCCAGCCCAGTGTTGGCATCCATCCTGTCCTCATCTGGTGCCCTGGTGGAACTACACGATCCAAGTCTCTCGGACTCTGTGCTACCTTCCCTTTTGGACTACATTTACACTGGGGTTCTTCCACACCCTCTCAGCAAACAGGAATATTACAGACTGCTCTCTGCTGCCTGCCAAATGCAGATGAAAGAACTGCAGGATGCTCTGAGAGCTAACTGGCTGCAGATCCAAGGGAATTCTAAGGATGGTAAAAATCCTCCTGTTATAGTTGAAATGTACtcatttaaagagacagaagatTCTTATAAAATTGATTTTGAGACCTTCAAACACCTTCCATCATCAACCACAACATATCATTTTCAAAGCCATGAAACAACCAGACAGCCATTACCTAATGAGATGTTTCAAGAATCCTGGATCACTTCAGGAAGCACCGATGCCAGTCCTGaaaatgatgaaagaaaaataaaaaatcaatatgTAAATGGTCACACAAGAACTGATTTAGCTTCTTTAGATGATTTAAATACTTTCAGTATTCTTGGAAGTATTGACAAAGACAATGCAGGTGACCGCAGACAGGTAACATCGCTGACCCAACGGGAAACATTGAGGTCCAAAGATGACAAAGCTCAGCTGCATAACTTACCTGGAGTAGATGTGCATCATTCACCAAACTTTGTAAAACCAGACATGAGACAGAGAACCCCAGAGGAAGACCTACTCAGAAAATCTAAGGAAAGAAAGAGTTGCTCTTCATCTCCGTCATCATCGCCACCCCCATGCTCTGAGGCGGTGCCTGTCATTTGTCACAGTAGCAGAGCGGCTGTCCTGCAGCAGTCAGAAGTCTCTGTGTGGCCTCACAATCAAGCATCTGAGTCTTTTGTCCAGCCTCCCTCCAAAATCGCCCACTTCTCACTCTCATTAGGCATAGGCAATGACAACACTGTTGAAGCAATTACCACTGAGTGCAAAGATCAAAATGGAGGACAAAGTCAGGACCCCAGAAGCACTATAAGGCACACTAGCTGTGCTACTGACCACAAGGTGGACAAGGATTACAACAGCAACaatgtgcatttatttaaattcaatgaCACCTGCAAGAATGCATCAAATAATATGAACAATAACAATCAGACTGCCCATCTGGATTCTTTGCAAAGTCACACAGAATACTATGGAGAGTATGTGGTCCAGAATAATGTCTCAAGAAGAGGTTTAAAGCACCAAATTGAACGGGATTATGATCCTGTTCCCTCCAAAAATCAACACTTTGATTGTTTTCAATGTCAGAGAACATTGTTGACAACTTCAACACAAGATCAATCGAAACACCAGGGAGCTGCAGTTTCACTTCTCATGGAGGTTGAAGATACAGGAAGTGCTTCTCAGTGCAAAGAATGTCTTGAGGTGGAAGTGAAAAGGGGACACCATTACTCCAGTGTGTGTCTTGATGTAacagatataaagaaaaatcactGTAAGACATCTGGACCTATAACAGACTGGTACACAAACATCCACAAAGATGACAAAAGCAGAAAGGATATGTCTAACAAAGTTAGTAGCACACAAACCAAATTCAGATTTATAACATCACTATCTGGATTGACTAATGTCACTGACAGTTTCTCTGCTTCTAAATGTGGCAAAGTGCTGGAAAGTAGAAAAAACTCATCCCCTGAAAACACGGAGCCATGTTGCTTTTTATCAGCACCCCTGGACCACAACTTGTCTGGCACTACAAGAAGCTCTGGTCAGCCAAATCATTGGCATCTTCCTCATCAGGGTGAACCATGTGACGATGCATCACTTCAAGATTCAAATCACAAACCCTTGAATCTCGGCTTGTCTCCTGACTCAGATGAGTTAGGTGAAGAGGTTAATACTCCTTTTTCAGGTAAAAGATCACTGAGTCAACACTTTTTTATAGAGTTAGAAGACCAGCCGGATATAAACACCAAACATGATGAGCTACCCGTGTCCTGTCAACAGTTTGTTGTAATGGATACAGCTGCAATCCTGAGTCACGATGATACACAAGTAAATCAGGACTCCTCTGTAGCCAGAGCTGAGAGGTTAGATGAGGCTGTTGGACAGAGAGACATCAAAGAAGGAAACCCATTTGATATAAAACCATCCCAAACAGGAGATTGCATCACACAAAACATTAGTGTGATGGAGGTTTCCACACCTAAAGAGCATGAAACTAAGAGCGGCTCCACTATAGTTTGCTCACCTCTTTGTGAACCAGACTGTGATCGAGCCTCAAAGCCATCAACTGTATCTGTCTGCATACCTTCCACCTTTCCAGCCAGCATGCCAACAGATAGGTCAGCTCATCTGTCATCTCCCAATCACCAGCCTTTCCAGTGCTCTTTGTGTGATCGCTCCTTCAGCCAGAGAGGTTCTCTGAACAGACATGTGCGGAGCCACCTTGGCGTACGGCCCTTCCCCTGCCCCTGCTGCCCAATGACCTTCTCACGCCAATATCGTGTCACAGAGCACATGCGTGTTCATCAGCGATCTGCCCTTGGAAATGGCTTACAAAAGTCCTCTGTTATAAAGGATTAAAGGTCGCAAAACTAGAAttgattaacatttttacagtaaattaaaatggTAAGAAGGAAAATTGATAACTTATTTGTGGATGATGGACTCCTGTCAGATTGTGAAGGTTTTGACTTTTCTCAGTTTGTGGCATTCTTTGGAATCCAGTGTAAAAATGTAGCAGCAAAGGCATTTTTAGCCACTTTTTATTGTGATCTTCCccagcagctgatgaagagtAAATCTGTcctgttgcatttttaatttatatttctactattacaattatttttggcAGCTATTTTCCTTTGAAGTCCTCTGACCTCCATAAGAATGCATTTGTTACCTGACATGGAACTGCAGAGAGATGTTGTAAGCCATTACATGTAGAACAGATGCTGGGAAATTGGCAgcttcaaatttttattttcctgatcCTAAACTAAAACTACCAATTCAGCAgcaatgtttgtttctgcagtgtgTTTAAGACTTTAATGTTCTCATGAGATAACAAAATATGCCTACAAAGTGTTCCTAGCTTCCCCATTCATGAAGAACATAAAAGTCGCTTCCACTTTGCAAAATTTTGTGGCTATTaccagaaagtttttttttttgttttgttttttttgcacagcaATTGCTTCAGAATCTAAGAAATGACATGGCGGCTTAGTCAAGTAAcagttttagcattttattttagattttcacaCAGATGTTTGTATTTATGCAGCTGAATCCATATAAAAGACTATGTTAACAAACATACAATGTTAATTTAACACAAACAAGGTGATGCTTATTAGCTCAAAATCCAAGTCAGTGTAGAATATGAACTGACTCATGATGCATCTTGCAGTCTGTTTTATGTCTTGGGATATTtctccctttaaaaaaaaaaacataaaaggaaaacttcaGATcgtgttgttttttgggggggggagtGGAGAAAGGAGTGTTGCTAAAACAAGTTTGTTCCTGCACCTTCTGCCAGTACCCTTCTGTTTATCTTCTGGTTTTCTATCTGCCTTATTTCTGAAGCACATACAGAAACCTATGTTGTCACGATCAGTTACTGACatgcataaataaaactgtctcAAGGAATAGCTTTAAAGACCCCCTGGAAACCTCAAAGGAGAATTGATCATGGCCACTTTTCTGATTTcttgaaagaaaaatttaaagaaagtagAGGGAGTTTAAAACCTCTAAGATATATCCTTCTTTTCTTCGACACATCCTGGAAATTCAAAGGTATTCCCAGGATACCTCGGAATTTCACAGGTAAGACCAAGTGAGCCCTTCGTCTGTCCTGGAGTCTCCTCTCAGTGGGAAGTGCCTAGAAAAGCTCCAAAGGAGAGATAAGGTGGTAGCTAATTCTTGAAATTACAAATCTATTCCTAGGAGTTCTACTGTGATCTATTAGTCCATTGTACTGAGAAATATGTGATAAAGTCTTTTTATGCATTCTGTTTCTGTTAGTCCAGTGTGATGCATGTCTCTGCATTTGTGCTGCTGGTTTGCTGTGAAACGTcacctaaagaaacaaaagagtCTTGAGTACAATCCAGAATTTCCAGAGTGTTCTGTCTTGTGTATGCCAAGTTTATTATAATAGGTTTCTTCGAAGTTAACTTGtggaattaaaatttttttatgatttaaataaaaaaacctcaCATACATGTAAAATGATAATGTTTCTACAAATGACCACAATATGAACAATGCCCCACTGACTTTTTATCCTACTTTGAGGCATTCCACTTAcgacttaaaaaaacaactttttagatttatttgttttttgggggggaaaggGATGGGGGTTGTTGTCCTATCCTATTGTTAAGGACAACACAAAATTTCATTTCATAACATTCTAAATTAAAGAAGCACATAATTAACTTCACTATGAaatttctttgaaaagcatttattgGAATTATTAGCAGCTTTAAGAATAATAGTCTACCTGCCTGGTTTTCTTTCTgcaactttatttcttttgattGTTATAGGACTCATACTTCCCATTGTACTTGTATTCTATGCCATTCACTGAGTATCTGAGCTTGTCTAGTTATAggatttttttacagaaaactcGACTCAAGTCCTGAACTGTCAATAAAATGATGACACTTTCTGACATGGGAATGTGTTTACTTAGTATCTAGAACATCGGGTCGCAAAAATATGTCAACACCGGGTGCATTGTCATGACTACTATGACTAAGTATGCTTAAAGTTGTTGACGTTGGAGTTACAGATCTGAACATAATTCATGCCCATTGCCAAATCCAGATACGGCAACTTGATACTAAACATCTGGTTGAGGTTCCATTGACATTGGGAACAAGTATttctgaagaaaatatttgtatgcAGCAGTACCTGTTTATTAAGACCTAATTTCCCAAGAAATGTTACCAAATTAGTTTCGTGGTAGGATGGTATCTTTTTTCCCTGTGTCATCTGTTGTGAAACCTGTGGTGCATTGTAACATCTGAGGTGAGTAGCCACttatatcagtttttttttctaagtatGTTGCATCATTGGAAACATATTGTTGCAATGATAACTgcttgtttgcatttttgtatattttgcaaTTAATTGGAGGTACACTCTGGTACAATAATATACATTTACACACTGAAACATTGTAAGGGTTACACTGCAAACTGATGGGGTTCCCTGAACTTCCTATGTGACTTTGAAAAGTATGGCCTCCTAATTTGAGGGTTTCAAAGAGACAGGGGTGCTTAAGCACAAAACTCCTTTTCATTTCACATAGCATCTCAGGttcctgaacattttcataGATACAGCATAAAATCATGAAACAAATCAGGTTACTAAACAGGAGAGTGAAACAATACTAATAAATAGTCACCGTAGCCGATGTATTATTTGTAAATGATCTATGAATTACAGATTAAGTTGTTACCACTTGGAAATAATAAGTACTATGCATTTTTCTGTGTCTTGTTCACAGTGCTGACAATGTCCACACAGTTTGACTGTTGCAACCATTGGTTTAGCTGGTTCAGATGACGCAAAAATAAGATGAAGTGAAAAGTCAACTCCAGTCTGCAGCTCGGGGCAGCAGCTTGCTGCCACTGCTGAGTGGCAAagctcagtgtttttattttgatgacaGTGGCTTACAGTTTCTGGCAGTAAGACCCAGGACTGGTCATACCACACATTAGTTGGATTATTTGTATTGTGTTGTTTCCAACTACAACTACTGTCACAGAGAGAGCGCAATATTTGAACATCTATTAATAGATGAGAGATTCTTTGCTGCCTGATTTGCAAAAGTTTGGACCTTCTTCACTTTTCATTCAACTGGCGCTTCAGCTGCCGTCGTCGTCATCACTACAATGGCCTAAACAGGAGAGAAAGAATGcttgatttaatggaaattaatGGTCTACCTATGATTTTAGTAAGACAGACCCTTCTCAGGTCATACATTACGTAAATGTAATCAGTGATCAAGTATTATATCATTATATCAGTGTCATAATCTGATTGTAATGCTTAATCgccaaataaaatctgtctgaaggatgaatttttttttcagtctttaaacCAATCATACCACACATTTATAGAggcaaaacatattttatcagTTTACAATGATTAACGTTTATTTAGGGATCATAACAAAACCACTGTGAACTGGAAGTTATTGCAATCAAAAACCTACTATATTAATCAACCCAAATTGTATTAATGCTTATGTAAAAAGGGGGACTAAAAGAAATTATGATTAATATCAAAATGCTAAATAGATTCCTCTCTACAAACTGTTTATTAAACCTGAAAcaccaaattatttaaatggaagaaaaatataatcagaGTTCTACCTAAGCTgattaaaaaatacacttttttcaGAAACATAGACTAACTCC
This genomic stretch from Xiphophorus hellerii strain 12219 chromosome 4, Xiphophorus_hellerii-4.1, whole genome shotgun sequence harbors:
- the LOC116718620 gene encoding uncharacterized protein LOC116718620 isoform X1, producing MKPILQATSSPQDVTHAASLLAYLNHQRDQGIFCDCVLRQGQNSDRLYHAHRCILAASSPVLASILSSSGALVELHDPSLSDSVLPSLLDYIYTGVLPHPLSKQEYYRLLSAACQMQMKELQDALRANWLQIQGNSKDGKNPPVIVEMYSFKETEDSYKIDFETFKHLPSSTTTYHFQSHETTRQPLPNEMFQESWITSGSTDASPENDERKIKNQYVNGHTRTDLASLDDLNTFSILGSIDKDNAGDRRQVTSLTQRETLRSKDDKAQLHNLPGVDVHHSPNFVKPDMRQRTPEEDLLRKSKERKSCSSSPSSSPPPCSEAVPVICHSSRAAVLQQSEVSVWPHNQASESFVQPPSKIAHFSLSLGIGNDNTVEAITTECKDQNGGQSQDPRSTIRHTSCATDHKVDKDYNSNNVHLFKFNDTCKNASNNMNNNNQTAHLDSLQSHTEYYGEYVVQNNVSRRGLKHQIERDYDPVPSKNQHFDCFQCQRTLLTTSTQDQSKHQGAAVSLLMEVEDTGSASQCKECLEVEVKRGHHYSSVCLDVTDIKKNHCKTSGPITDWYTNIHKDDKSRKDMSNKVSSTQTKFRFITSLSGLTNVTDSFSASKCGKVLESRKNSSPENTEPCCFLSAPLDHNLSGTTRSSGQPNHWHLPHQGEPCDDASLQDSNHKPLNLGLSPDSDELGEEVNTPFSGKRSLSQHFFIELEDQPDINTKHDELPVSCQQFVVMDTAAILSHDDTQVNQDSSVARAERLDEAVGQRDIKEGNPFDIKPSQTGDCITQNISVMEVSTPKEHETKSGSTIVCSPLCEPDCDRASKPSTVSVCIPSTFPASMPTDRSAHLSSPNHQPFQCSLCDRSFSQRGSLNRHVRSHLGVRPFPCPCCPMTFSRQYRVTEHMRVHQRSALGNGLQKSSVIKD